GTCGAGGGACAGCAACGTATCCGCCTTGTGTCGCAGCCGATCCCCAACTACGCAGTGCATGCGGAGGGGGGCTAGCGTCAACTTGTGTTGCGGATACATTGGTGTGGGCGGCACGgacagaggaggtggtggtggtggtgggaagCGGCTGGGTaaagcgcgcacacgcgcaccggtGCGATTATTGTTGTTCTGTTCGATGAGGAAAGCATTGAAAGCCACCGGCGCACAACAgggaaacacacacacacacacacgcacacacacagagcccAGACTTGCACGTGCATGTGCAGATCCGCGCTGTCGGATAtcggcgtctctctcgctttgcTCGGAAGTTCGTGTGCTGCCTGTGTGTGGTGGGCCTCCAGAGTGTGCCCTCTTTCCTCACGCCCGCACGAAAACCACAACATGCACCCGTGCACACACCGAGACGAGGCTagtcagagagagagagagagagggagagagagaggcagtaCCGGAGAAGAAAAGCGAACGGGAGCGGCGTGGTGTGGAGGTgcaaagggagggggagggtaaGGAAGCTATCTGTGGTTGATGAGGAGACGCATTCGCTGCCGAGGGGACAAGCACAGAAGCTCGTGACGCCACCTCACACCGCTATTCCCATCAGCCGATCTCTcccttgcacacacacacaaacacacacacacatacacacacatacacatacacacacacacacacacacacacacacgcacataaaTACAGAGGCAAACGTAGACACATAACACGTGCATGGCGACTCTCTCCTCTGCTGATCGGCGTTCTGCTTCCCACACCACGCCATCGACCTCTTTTTTGCTAAGtcggagagagagcgcgcgacaccacacacgcgcgcacacacactccgATGTGCCACCCGCACTCATCACTGCCACAGCCGTAAAcatcgtgtgtgtgtgtgtgagggagagaTGCGTTTGTTTGATTTTACCAGCCGCAGTTTTCCATGTTCGCGCCGAGAATGGCACGAGTCGCAGCTGTTAGTGGGACGTAGCCGGTGGCATGTGGGACACCGCTGGCACCCTTCGAGCCTACCGGTGGCAACGCCAAttccttcagcgccgcctggCTGGACACAAGTACGTAGACGCGCACGTAcgatgtcgtcgtcgcctctTCGTCGCCAGTAATATTGCTCCCCCACGCACTTGCTGGCACCTCCGCGCAAGTCGTCGAGCTCCCGTCGAACTCGTAGCCCTGGTTGATGAGGATGCCTTTCTTGTACTTGAACGTAGACGTCCGTGTGGCCTCCTCGTCCCCAGCGTGCTTGTTCAACGGCACTTCGGAGGAGATCACCTCGTTGTCGCCATCCTGGCTGTCGTCCGCCACCAGATCATGCATGCGCAGAAATAGCGGAATCGCGGAGGCCGGAAGCATCGCCTGATTCTCCGTCCCATCACCGTTGCGCCGCACTTTGCCAGTGAGAAAGCCGTACAGATCGTTTTGGAGAAAGTGACGCTCCTCGGCGAGGGTGAGggactgccgccgcgacgacgatgagCTGGGGCTCGTGTTGCTGCATCCGTTTGAAGAAGAGCACaggtgccgcggctgcaggcTCAGCATGGCCATACCAGCTCGCCCCTCACGCCCTGGCAGCTCGACACCGTACACGACGGCCTCCTGTACCCCGACGCGCGTTGTGTGGACGGAGTTGAGGGCGTTGGACACCTCAAGCGTGCTGACGTTCTCGCCCTTCCAGCGGAAGGTGTCACCGATGCGGTCGACGAATGTGCAGAAACCGAAGCGGTCCGTTCGCATGAGGTCACCAGAGAGGAAGTAGCAGTCGTTGCGGTGCGGCCACAGCACATGGCGAGCGATCTTGCTCTCCCGAGCCGCCTTATCCTCTTCCTGGTCGGCTGGCGCCGTCACCTTCGCCttcgtgccgccgctgctgtcgccgatggaggcgccgtcggcaggagcagcgccgtggtGGGCCTTGTTGTATCCATCGAAGCGGCGAAGCGCGAACATGTCGAAGCCCTCGATCACCTCTCCCACCACCTCGCCCACATCGCCGACGTCGCAGTGAGAGCAGTATCCCGTCTTGGGGTCGCGGTATACCTGTTGCGTTTCCTCATTGAACCGCAACACACGGAATGGGAAGAAGGGGATGTACTGCATACTGAGCCACTCGATCGGGCGCGGGAAGCGCGGGATGTGTCCCACGATGCCCGGCATGCCAAACAGGTTCAAGAGAAAAATGTTGCCCTCGGTGGAGCTGTAGAACTCAACCGGGTGCGCGATGTTCAGGCGGCGCATGCACTCGAGCCAGATGTCCTGGCGCAGTCCATTGCCGAAGGCGTACGGCACCCGCCATGCCGTGCGGTTCAGCACCGCCAATGCATCCGTTTCCGTCGTTATCGACGCCGTCTCTGCCGTCGCGTCAGCGGAGGGTGGCGCGGCCTGGACGGGGGAGTGGCTGCGCTCGTACAGCACAGCGTACCGCAAGACCTCGCCGATGTACTGGACAACCGTGACGTGGTAGCGCTGCAGGTCCTTGCGGAACTGCGAGGCGCTGAACTTGGTGCGGATAATCATGCGCACAGTGGGCACGGTCGCGGCGAGGCGGGTGTGGCGCGGCGCGCAACGGCGTATTTGCGCCCAggcatgctgctgctcctccagtgCGTGCAAGAGATGACCAAGGCAGAAGACGCTGCCGACGGTATGACACATGGGCAGGCAGTTATACAATGTGATGAGGCGGCGCTCCTTCTCGATGGCggcgagctgcgccggcgtgtagagccgctgctccaccgcggAGGTGACGAAGTATTCCAGCCCGAGGGCTGCCGCGAAGAGGCGAAGACACCACAGGGAGGCGCTCCAGAGGGCAAAAAGGGCCGCCTCGACGATGTTGCGCTCGCGGCACGTGAAGTCCAGGGACTCGATGCCGAAGACGTGCGGCACAGCTGGGCAGTGGTACTCGATACTGCTCGCGACGGTAGGCATGCCGACTTTGTCCGTCTTTTCTCTTGGTGTTTCCCGCTTGCCGGACGCGGGCGGCCGTGtgagggaggtggggggagaagaggaagactgctgctgctgttgtggcAGCCCAGGTACTGAcgctgctcccgctgctgccgggtGCGCGGCCACGTAGTCCACCTCGTTCATCTGCTGCACAACGGTCTCGGCAATCTTGTCACGGTAGTGCAAGACACGGGAGAGGAAGCCGGTCGCGAAGAAGCGCAGGTGGCTGAACCGTGCGGCCTTGGGCAAGCCCGATGTGCCGGAGGTGTAGATAAAGAGGATAGGCTGCGTGTGATGGAACCGGCGAAGCAGGCGGGAAAGGATGGAGGCCATCTTGGCCTTAtagtgctgcagctgctgtcgaCTCTTGACTGAGCCGGCGGCTGTCGCGTACGGCTCCACACTGCCATTCTTGGCGGAGGAAGGTTTGTCCAGGGCCAGCATCGACTtccacgacggcggcgggcggGAAAGGATGACGTGCATGAGTAGGCGCACGCGCGGGCTGCTGATAAGGTAGGTATGGCGCACGTCGTCTACCGTGAAGGCCGGGTTGGCTTGGGCGCGCAAGAAGAAAGGCTGCACCACGTTGTAGAGatccagcggcggcgtggacGGCGGGGCCACAAAACTGTCGCCGGCAGACGCGTACGCTGCCTTCAGCGACTTGGCGTTGCCGTAGGCGTTTGCGTTGAAGGCCCgaagcagctcctccattTCTGCTGTCATGGCACTGGATACGGGCTGCCCCGCAGCGTTGGTGCTGCGCCAGAGGTAGATGCGCTTCACATGAGGCGGCACGTGCAGCTCGAGTTTTGACGTCACGCtctcgtcgtcggcgtcgtcactCGTTCGGCtgcagaagaggagaggcacgTAGGCGACGTCCATCACTATCATGACGCTTCCCGAGCACTCTATCGCGCGGTAGAGCATGGTGTTGCTTGCCAGATTTGTGTTCAGCAGCGCAGTCCGGCAAGGGCGGTAGGTGCCACGCTCTGTCTTGGGCTgctcgctgttgctgttgcggTAGAGAACGTCGAGGAGGGTGTGCAGCGGCCCACTCCGCGCTGCGGCTATCCACACCGCGTTGTATTCCACCGAGTTGGGCAGCATGAGCGCCAGACAGTCCGCTTCAGTcgggcgcggcggcggcggcagtagcaccggtgctgctgcagcagcgtcgactATCTTCGACTGCTGTTGCGCCCTTTGTCGGTCTTGTCCTTCGTGGATCCACAGGAGGTCCCACGCGATGGCCTCACTGAGCAGCGTTATGAGGATAACCAAGTCGCGGTACGTGATGGTGGTTGGGTGCccggctgccaccaccgAGGCATACGTGGCATCGGTCTCGGAAAGACGGAAGACAATGTTCTCCTCGCTAGCGTGGCTGCTCTTACTCGGAACcgccacgccggcggcgatctgcgcgtggcgctgctcacAAACAAGAATGTCCTGATGCATGAGTCGCTGGAGCAGCCGCACGTCGACCGCTTCGCCGTGTGTGATGGCGGCGAGTGAGTCGAGCTTGGCCAGCAGCTCTGCCAGGAAAAGTAGGGGGTCAACGGCGCCGCTCGCCTGCGCGCACAGCGGGGCGACTATTTTGATAGCTTGACCAGTCGACGTTTGTGTCGAGCTCTCGTCGTCGGGCCCCTCGAGGTAAATTGGTCCGTCCTCTGGTGCGGCGGTGATGtagcgccacgcacacgccgccttGTACACGGCGAGCTGGTACGGCACGCAGGCGTGGCGTGCCTGCACCGCCCCGAGGGAAAAACCGAGCTGAAGATACGCGCCAATGGTGCGCAGGGCGTACTGGACACCCAAGCACCACTCTAGCACGCCCTCTGTGCTGACGGTCAACATGATCTCACGAtaggggagagagaaagagaggtggGGATGGGGTGTGACTtggtgctgtgctgctgaggacgagtgtgtgcggcagcaacaacacaAGGCGCGAatgttgggggaggggggagagaggaagaagtTCAGCAGCTCGTGGCAAATAAATATACAGTGACGCTTACCTACGCgtgtgttgtgcgtgtgcttaGGAAACTATATATGCCAGTTATGCGCGCGCGAGTAAGTGTTtgagtgagtgtgtgtgtgtgtgtgtgtgctgtattcagcaggcgaggaggagagaaaacAATGACAGCACCACAAAAAAATGAGAGCGCCCTTCTCCGCTAAGCAGTTATTATGCGATAAGCGCAAGCACTAAGACAGAGGGCACGAATGGGAGTGTtgcaggcacacagacacacacaggtgCACACCGACAACGAAacagagacgcacgcacacgacagAGAAAAGCTAGTGGGCGCCATagcacggaggaggaagcgatGGAGGTACGTCAAAGAGCTGGAGTTGCGGACTGGGGGCCTGAATGGGGTGAGGGGTCAACACGGCGACAAcgctgcccccctctctcatGAGTAAAAGCGTGAGCACATTACCAGCACGTCAAAAGGGagaaggacagagagagagaggagacacGGTGTcaacggtggcggcggatTCTGCGTGAACCActcgcccccttttttttcgcctcTCCAAGTGTGCATGACACACGGGCGCGGCTGCCCATCCGCCTTGGCGGTGTTCATCCGACGCCAACCTCCCCCCATCCCTCCGCTCTCCTCCCCAGCCGGGCGACAACGGGGCAGTGACAATACTGTTTTTGTCGAAGTTGTTCTTCCCTCTTCTGTTAATACTCAATCAAACACCATTccgcagacacgcgcgcacatacaGAGGTGTGTAGAGGCGGCCGTACTCCCACACATctacacacccacccaccccccaaACACACGAGCATGAACGCCGACTTACAAAGATacacgagagaaagagaaagagagagatcaTCACCACGGAGAAGCCACGGCATACATTTGCACCGAGATGGAATACGCGCTTACGGGTGTGTGCACATCTGCGAGTTCTTGCATGTAtgtcgtgcgtgcgtgtgtgtgcgtgtctatTGAAACTGGCGGTCGCAGCGATGCCGCGAAaggggcgggggagagggaggaaggggtggtggtggtggtggtggacggGTAAGCGAGGCCACCCCGGACAAGCTGGTGGACATGCGAGCgcatgtgtctgtgcgtgatGATGCTTCCACAAAAGAGGATagacgaagaggaggcttagaggagagcgggagagggagggaggtggcgcagaggACTGGCACAATACACAGCTGCCTCCGCTTCCTTCTCCGTCAATGATCActgctcttctcttcctcgacTTGCGCCACCCATCCACCCTCAAGTTACCCACCaatccacacgcacacgcactggTTCGCTTACTGGCCCTTCAATTCTCGCATGATtccaccccaccaccccatcCTGCGGTACGAGATATTGGCTTCGAGTTCCCGTCTCTCGCGCATACCGATATGTTTAGTTTCGCcggtgtgtgagtgtgtgtgtgtgtgtgagtgtcCCGCCCCTTCCGCGCTCCTCACACACGTTTTGCCCATGACTTACTGGTATGGCTGAAAGCCGCCGGACGGATTGCCGCTTTGTGGCTTCGGCGCACCGCCACTcaggccgccaccgcgaccaccacctccacgcgcaccgccgccaccgcgagcACCGTTTCCGCGACCTCCACGGCCGCGGTAGCCACTGGCGGCGCCAAGCATGGTCATGAAGGCGGCGAGCGCCTGGAGCGGCTCAGTGCCGCTACGGCCACGGCCACGGccagcaccgcggccaccgcggcccGGCTTGAAGTTGGACCGCTTGTGGGTCACCTTTAGTTGAGtgaggagaaagggagagggagagggagaggagaggcagggGAGAGAAGTTGTGAGGAGAGGCGGGGAGCGAAAATGAGGAGGTTAAGGATGTTGGTACAAAGTTGGAGAAACTAtacctgcagcagcgggggggagaggggagagagggaacgGAGTATGCGAGGAGAGGTGAATGAGGTAACGTGAGAggacacagagagggagagcagaggGCAAACAAGGACAGACAGACAGCTAACGACACACAAAAGGGCAAAAAGAAAGGCGGAGatgagagagacgcacgtgCACAAAAGTACATAAATACACAGCCaggcacaagcacacacacacatatatatatatatatatgtgtatgtgtgtgtgtgtgtgcttgtgtgcgcacgtATATGTGTGTACTTTGAACGGCAcatcttttctttttttttttgttgtgaaggggggggggagggagagagggagggagggaggggctgcAGTTGCACTTTTTCGGTTGGTTTTGCGCTTCTTCTGGTTGTTGCTAGGTGGCCTTGCAGGAGTGAGGGCGCGGTGAAAGTGCGGACGTGCTCGGTGATCGTGGTAAAAGCAGCGGATggcctacacacacacacacacacacacacacagacacacacagacacacagaggaaaagaagcagaaggggcagggagagggagggaaggaggaaggagcAGCGGTTTGATCTGGGACTCGTGCACGGTTCCGTACACCGCCTCCCAACCTCCTTCGCTCTGCTCTCCCCTCACTTactcgcctctctcgctatgtggatgtgtgtgtttgccgCCACCTCATCACCACCTCGATCCTCTTACCACCACAACCGACGTGCCCCACGATCACCTTTGCACCtccacgcacgcgtgctttttctttgtttcgTCCTTTGCTTTGGAGATtttcgttgtgtgtgtgcgtgtgtgtgtctccttgtgcgtgtgttttgcAGTTCACCTGTCTAGCGGTGAGTATGTGTTTTCATGATGGCTGCACACCGTTCCGCGGGCGGTTTGCACCCTTTAGCTgctgcgtgtctgtctgcctgtctgCCGTCCAACGCCCCGAATTCCACGCTGATTacctacacacgcacacacctgtATCGGCACCATTCACATATACAGTCGCACACACCGACTCCACCCcactgcgcacacacagacacatgtgcgtgcgtgtataAGCAGGTTTTCCTTTTAGttagggggagaggggagggggaggggggaaggggtaggAAAGAGGGCGGGTGAGGGTGGTCAGAtgtgtgagggagggagggtgtgCATGTGGGTGCTCCACGTGCGCTGTCTTCGATGCCAGAGTGCGggcacacgtgcacgacCCCTCTGACCAAAGACAGCACGCCAGCGAAGCACACCTCCATTGCCACAGATGGACACACTCCGCTcacgcgcaccccctcctcgcACGAGGCCGCTGCATGGGCTTTAGAAGCTTAACCGAAGAAACCTGCAAGTGAAAAGAGAGGGGACGTACTCACGCATACAATTATGGTGCTGCCCTTGAAGTTGGCGTTGTTCTTTGTATCGATGGCCTTGCCCATCGCCGTGTAGTCGGCGAATTCAATGTAGGCGGTGCCCTTCGGCTCCCCTGTCGCGCGGTCCTTCAGCACTGTGCAGTTGAGAATGTTGCCACAGTCAGCGAAGAACTGCACTAGCTCCTctggcgtcgtcgtcggggTGCCGTCGGTCCCCCTTGGCAAGTTGCCGATGAAGATCGAGCGGCTGTCTGTGTCCTTGGAGAAGCTGTGAATGATTGGCGTTGGTGCAGAGGCTTGCGCGGCGGCTTGCCCAGCGCTACCTatgggctgctgctgctgctgctgttgctgcgaGTAATcaggctgctgcggtgtcgGCATGAAGGGACTGGCATTGACGTTGAAGGGGTTGGAtggttgctgctgtggctgtggAGGCTGGGTCTGgaacagctgctgctgctgctgctgttgcggctgGACCGGGGCTGTCTGGCCAAAACCAAATAAGGATGCaggaggctgctgcggtgccagctgctgctgctgttggcgCAACTCTGCATCTTGCGCCAACTCTGCCTCGATGCGCGCTATCTCAGCCGACAAGTCGCTGTCCATTGTTGGGAGGTAGGGTGCAAGAGAAGCGTAGCGGCTTTGATGATTTCACTGTAGACTGCCTTTATACTCTCAGGTAAAACAGCTGAGTGGAGGAAAGTTGagagaagaggtggtggACGCCGTAGCAGTTGGCGTGTATCTGTGCAGAGGTTACACATACGCGCGTGGGTGCGCgagaggtggagagagagagagagggtgggggtgaggAGTAAGGAGCTGTTATGTAGGAAAGTCAGCGCACGTGTACTGCAGTAGTCGCCGTGGCGCGTGAGGAGCGGATGACCAACACGCAACGGCGacacagagaggagagcTGCGCCGAGCACTGCACGGGCGGTGGCTGCTCGCTGAAAGCACTCACTCATACCGCACGCAGACTAACGCGTATCGGAAAAAGGgaagagcggaggaggggggctcGTTCTTCCGCGCCTCACCCTtttcacacacgcacgttAGTGCTCAccgaggggagggggtgcagaGATTGAGGGCAAACACGCCCACTTCCACTTTAACCGGCGACCGTTGGTGTCGAGGTTGCTGGCAAGATCGCGGAGGTAGGGGAGAGAGtcggcgagtgtgtgcgcgccctTCAAGATTTTTACATAGACCGTTCCACGGCAACGCCGCACGCAAAGAGATGATGGCCGACAGGACGATGGGATACGCAAATACACACAAAGCAACAAATAAAACAGGAAGGACATCAGCAACatcatgcacgcacgcaggcgccgaCGGGCAGGTCGTCGTGGCAAGCGCAGTGCCGTCTGACGAACAGCTTCACTGATACAATGATGAAAGGAAAGGTgaagggcgggggagggagggataGCCTGATGAAGGCCGTGGCAGCTCCCACCCCCCCTCAGTGGAACATAAACGTGCGGACCAACACGATATACAGAGACGGGCCACCTTTCCTCACCGACCCCGCGTGCACCTTTGCGTCGACAGAAGAAGGGATGAGGCACTGGATAAGGTGTACAGGGGTCTCACATAGATGTCGGAGAGCGTTAGCTGAACATATAAAACGAAACAGACATGGCTGACCCCACAGCCGTGCGCACGCTTTCGACCACAGCCGCGTTTGccaccaccctcctctcccctgcaGGGTCATGCAGCGGTCTccacgtgcatgtgtgtgtgtctccctgTTTACTTAGAAGCCCTTAGCGGTCTTCAGCGCCAGTGCGTCCACCTCCGGCTCCTTCTGctccggcggcgcaggcgggAAGTGCTGCTGAATGAAGGCGATGTACGCTGGGTCGGAGTTCACCATGGCAAAGAAGGCACCAAGGTCGTAGCCGTCTGCGCCTACCTTTCGCACTGCTTtcttcgcctgcagctgctcccaGGACAGCCCAGGGATGGCGCCACAGATGAGCTGGTCCATCATGGCCTCGCTTACCTTAGGCTGCCCTTGCGCGTAGCTAAGGAAGGCCGTCTTGACGCGCTGCGTCTGATCTTGAGTGAGACCcattttgtgtgcgtgtgtgtgcgtgtgtgtgtgtgtgtgtgtgtgtgtgcttttgGTGTGTGTAGGTCTAACTGGTGAGCGTTGCGTGAGGCAAATCCACTTTTATGTCGCGGAGGAGGGCCAGCAAGCCGAATGTGCCGAGGAACAcaagggagaaagaggaggaggagggcggtaGTCATCGATAAGAGAGGAAGCTCGCAGCACGTATCACGGACACCCTCCACCATGCTCATCatcatcccccccccccgtggCATAGATGATGGGGCGCatgctccctccctcttcaccgtacgcagagagagagagagagagagatgcacacGAAAGAGGACTAAGAGATGAAgcgaggcagccgcagcaccccACTCTCCATGGCCACGAGGCGCATCGTCGCCTTCTCCGCTCCTATCCAACCACCCACGCACCACCTCTGTGTGTATACATGTGTGACTCGTCTGTGAGTGTCTTCACGCGTCATGTTCGCGGGTGCTGACTGCTTTGCTATCTGGAGTTCGAGTGCGTCTGTGACCATCGATCTTTCCTTTCCGCACCCCTGGGAcgggtgcgcgcgcacacacacacacacacatacacgcatacaggGCTGCGCGCTTCCTATTCCCACTTCATGTACGGCTTCATCTTGTTGTGCGCCCACGTCATCACCTGATCGCGCTCCGCCACGTTGCAGGCCGTCTTGGACAGTCCGGCCGGCTGATAGCACGTGTTCATGTAATACCCGCCGTTCTTGAAGTCGTCCCGCACGCAGCAGTTCACTACCGTCTGACTCCCCTCCCACGCAGTGCGCATCACAAGGATGTAGAGGTAGTAGAGATACACGAAGGTGCCGGAGAACGGGGTGCTACGGTACAGGTTCGTGATGACTCCCCCTGgtgagcaggcgcagcaaGTGAACCGTGGCTCGATGCCTACGGTAGCCGTGGCGCCGGTAGCTACAGTGCCGCTGGCCTGTgaggctgcagcagcttcaacagcggcggcgtaTCCGGACCTGCGCGACGCGGGCTGCTTGCGTTCACCAGGAGTCATGATtacctgctgctggcgcgtcAGCCTCGAGGACACGCTACTCTTCGCCGGCACCGGGTAGGAGCGGAGGGCCAGCTGCTGGGCGTGGAAGATGTTGCCGAGCTTCGTGA
This Leishmania major strain Friedlin complete genome, chromosome 24 DNA region includes the following protein-coding sequences:
- a CDS encoding fatty acid transporter protein-like protein, producing the protein MLTVSTEGVLEWCLGVQYALRTIGAYLQLGFSLGAVQARHACVPYQLAVYKAACAWRYITAAPEDGPIYLEGPDDESSTQTSTGQAIKIVAPLCAQASGAVDPLLFLAELLAKLDSLAAITHGEAVDVRLLQRLMHQDILVCEQRHAQIAAGVAVPSKSSHASEENIVFRLSETDATYASVVAAGHPTTITYRDLVILITLLSEAIAWDLLWIHEGQDRQRAQQQSKIVDAAAAAPVLLPPPPRPTEADCLALMLPNSVEYNAVWIAAARSGPLHTLLDVLYRNSNSEQPKTERGTYRPCRTALLNTNLASNTMLYRAIECSGSVMIVMDVAYVPLLFCSRTSDDADDESVTSKLELHVPPHVKRIYLWRSTNAAGQPVSSAMTAEMEELLRAFNANAYGNAKSLKAAYASAGDSFVAPPSTPPLDLYNVVQPFFLRAQANPAFTVDDVRHTYLISSPRVRLLMHVILSRPPPSWKSMLALDKPSSAKNGSVEPYATAAGSVKSRQQLQHYKAKMASILSRLLRRFHHTQPILFIYTSGTSGLPKAARFSHLRFFATGFLSRVLHYRDKIAETVVQQMNEVDYVAAHPAAAGAASVPGLPQQQQQSSSSPPTSLTRPPASGKRETPREKTDKVGMPTVASSIEYHCPAVPHVFGIESLDFTCRERNIVEAALFALWSASLWCLRLFAAALGLEYFVTSAVEQRLYTPAQLAAIEKERRLITLYNCLPMCHTVGSVFCLGHLLHALEEQQHAWAQIRRCAPRHTRLAATVPTVRMIIRTKFSASQFRKDLQRYHVTVVQYIGEVLRYAVLYERSHSPVQAAPPSADATAETASITTETDALAVLNRTAWRVPYAFGNGLRQDIWLECMRRLNIAHPVEFYSSTEGNIFLLNLFGMPGIVGHIPRFPRPIEWLSMQYIPFFPFRVLRFNEETQQVYRDPKTGYCSHCDVGDVGEVVGEVIEGFDMFALRRFDGYNKAHHGAAPADGASIGDSSGGTKAKVTAPADQEEDKAARESKIARHVLWPHRNDCYFLSGDLMRTDRFGFCTFVDRIGDTFRWKGENVSTLEVSNALNSVHTTRVGVQEAVVYGVELPGREGRAGMAMLSLQPRHLCSSSNGCSNTSPSSSSSRRQSLTLAEERHFLQNDLYGFLTGKVRRNGDGTENQAMLPASAIPLFLRMHDLVADDSQDGDNEVISSEVPLNKHAGDEEATRTSTFKYKKGILINQGYEFDGSSTTCAEVPASAWGSNITGDEEATTTSYVRVYVLVSSQAALKELALPPVGSKGASGVPHATGYVPLTAATRAILGANMENCGW